A window of Xyrauchen texanus isolate HMW12.3.18 chromosome 10, RBS_HiC_50CHRs, whole genome shotgun sequence contains these coding sequences:
- the myclb gene encoding protein L-Myc-1b produces the protein MLGISSNPSRNKKCEMEEECDQYQHYFYDDHNLDEDFFKSTAPSEDIWKKFELVPTPPMSPVRILEGTAPSLGDRLEWVSQFLGQDDEQEGQCKLNAEETFENLSSIIIQDCMWSSISASQQQLEKVVSERLSCSAQTKLAGKAQCVPADSPGLNSLATDCVDPAAVLTFPLSSSCKKQVSSGSESRTDSSDDEEIDVVTVEHKQNKSHLVNARKPVTITVRADPYDPCMKRFHISIHQQQHNYAARSPDSYPEEEPPRKKVRQETLQPRLASTPQTPECKPPIPSPMVPVPSQTASGSPTHTSYHLKSQPSSPQSSDCEDTDKRKTHNFLERKRRNDLRSRFLALRDEIPSLVDCPKTPKVVILTKATEYLRTLHASDKKKAQEKKQLKSRQQQLLRRLAGLKRA, from the exons ATGCTCGGAATCAGTTCAAACCCGTCGCGCAATAAGAAGTGTGAGATGGAGGAGGAATGCGACCAATATCAGCACTATTTCTACGACGACCACAACTTGGACGAGGACTTTTTTAAATCCACCGCACCGAGTGAGGACATTTGGAAGAAATTCGAGCTCGTGCCAACCCCGCCCATGTCGCCTGTCAGGATACTGGAGGGCACCGCTCCATCTCTAGGTGACCGGCTAGAATGGGTGTCCCAATTCTTGGGACAGGACGACGAACAGGAGGGACAGTGCAAACTCAACGCGGAGGAGACTTTCGAAAACTTGAGCTCCATAATTATTCAGGACTGTATGTGGAGCAGTATCTCGGCCAGTCAGCAGCAGCTGGAGAAAGTTGTCAGCGAGCGCCTGTCTTGTTCGGCGCAGACGAAACTCGCCGGCAAAGCGCAGTGCGTCCCCGCGGACTCGCCTGGCCTTAACAGCTTGGCGACAGATTGCGTTGATCCTGCAGCTGTCCTTACCTTTCCTCTGAGCAGCAGCTGCAAGAAACAGGTGTCGTCCGGGTCAGAGTCTCGCACTGACTCATCCG ATGATGAAGAGATTGACGTTGTGACCGTGGAACATAAGCAGAACAAGTCACATTTGGTAAATGCCCGTAAACCAGTCACCATCACAGTTCGAGCAGACCCCTATGACCCTTGCATGAAGCGATTTCACATATCCATTCACCAGCAGCAACACAACTATGCTGCTCGCTCACCCGACAGTTATCCTGAAGAGGAACCGCCTCGTAAGAAGGTCAGACAAGAGACCTTGCAGCCAAGGCTTGCTTCCACGCCCCAAACCCCTGAGTGCAAACCCCCTATTCCTTCCCCCATGGTCCCTGTCCCATCTCAGACTGCTTCTGGCTCTCCAACCCACACATCCTACCACCTCAAATCCCAACCATCCAGCCCTCAGAGTTCAGATTGTGAGGACACAGACAAGCGCAAGACACACAATTTCTTGGAGCGGAAGAGACGCAATGACTTGCGCTCACGCTTTCTGGCTCTCCGGGATGAGATCCCAAGCCTGGTTGACTGTCCAAAGACACCCAAAGTTGTGATCTTGACCAAGGCCACGGAATACCTGCGTACGCTGCATGCCAGTGACAAAAAGAAGGCCCAAGAGAAGAAGCAGCTGAAAAGCAGGCAACAGCAGTTACTACGGAGGCTAGCAGGACTGAAACGTGCATAA